A genomic region of Gemmata massiliana contains the following coding sequences:
- a CDS encoding DUF1501 domain-containing protein, which yields MLRVLGHSSAACDGMSRRDLLRAGSLAALLPGVVSSSVAVARRTNETPAATKKNPRAKAVILLDLFGGPSHIDTFDMKPDAPPEIRGEFKSIPTVLPGVRVCEHLPLLARRLDQMAVVRSVSHKYNSHNPYGVMTGFDGGHDQTDYFARPTNHPSVPSVCQFFGVGRGHDLPGYVMLPAAPGYTQGLRRAGPYGGYLGPRFDPVSSTADAHASESITESKDFYSHTIIPLGEPRLPKIDGGMTLDALNTRRSLVQQLDAKAAQLDAHHATRRDAAFDLLLSPKAKTAFDLSHEPHKLRDRYGNDLFGQSVLLARRLVEAGVTFVTIHTEARPNGHWDTHENNFNMLKGLLLPFLDRALSALIDDLRERGLLDSTLVVVTGDMGRTPRVNGKAGRDHWPQCGFCLFAGGGTKPGVVHGTTDKIAAFPADHPVSAGDLVSTVYELVGVDPESMVPDHTNRPQHISHGGKPIRGILR from the coding sequence ATGCTCCGGGTTCTTGGCCACTCATCGGCCGCGTGCGACGGCATGAGCCGACGCGACCTCCTGCGAGCCGGTTCGCTTGCCGCACTCCTGCCAGGGGTGGTAAGTTCCTCCGTCGCTGTGGCGAGAAGAACGAACGAGACTCCTGCCGCCACGAAGAAGAACCCGCGTGCGAAGGCGGTCATCCTGCTCGACCTCTTCGGCGGCCCGAGCCACATCGACACGTTCGACATGAAGCCGGACGCGCCGCCGGAGATCCGCGGGGAGTTCAAGTCGATCCCCACCGTGTTGCCGGGCGTGCGGGTCTGCGAACACTTGCCGCTCCTCGCTCGCCGACTCGATCAAATGGCAGTCGTAAGATCCGTGTCGCACAAGTACAACTCGCACAACCCTTACGGAGTGATGACCGGTTTCGACGGCGGTCACGACCAAACCGACTACTTCGCGCGCCCCACGAACCACCCCAGCGTACCGAGCGTGTGCCAATTCTTCGGCGTCGGGCGCGGGCACGATCTACCCGGCTACGTCATGCTCCCCGCGGCGCCCGGTTACACACAGGGGCTGCGCCGGGCCGGACCGTATGGCGGCTATCTCGGTCCCCGGTTCGATCCCGTATCCAGCACGGCCGACGCGCACGCGAGTGAATCGATCACCGAGAGCAAGGACTTCTACAGCCATACCATCATCCCGCTCGGCGAACCGCGGTTGCCCAAGATCGACGGCGGGATGACGCTCGATGCACTCAATACGCGCCGGTCGCTCGTGCAGCAACTCGACGCAAAAGCCGCACAACTCGATGCCCACCACGCGACCCGGCGCGACGCCGCGTTCGACCTGCTGCTTTCGCCCAAAGCGAAGACCGCGTTCGACCTGTCGCACGAGCCGCACAAGCTCCGCGATCGCTACGGCAACGACCTCTTCGGCCAGAGCGTGCTACTCGCGCGGCGACTGGTCGAAGCCGGCGTCACGTTCGTCACCATTCACACCGAAGCACGGCCCAACGGTCACTGGGACACGCACGAAAACAACTTCAACATGCTGAAGGGGTTGCTCCTCCCGTTCCTCGACCGTGCCCTCTCCGCACTGATCGACGACCTCCGGGAACGCGGGCTGCTCGACAGCACGCTCGTCGTAGTGACAGGTGACATGGGCCGCACGCCCCGTGTGAACGGCAAAGCGGGCCGCGACCACTGGCCACAGTGCGGGTTCTGCCTGTTCGCGGGCGGCGGAACGAAGCCCGGTGTGGTCCACGGCACCACGGACAAGATCGCCGCGTTCCCGGCCGACCACCCAGTTTCGGCCGGTGACCTCGTTTCGACCGTGTACGAACTGGTCGGCGTCGACCCCGAAAGCATGGTTCCCGACCACACCAACCGCCCCCAACACATCTCCCACGGCGGGAAACCGATCCGTGGCATTCTGAGGTAG
- a CDS encoding DUF1501 domain-containing protein, with translation MLRFGDSARLGRRDFLRVGSLALGGLSLAQCVPTAQAGTKLSEAGKPVTDKSVVFLFLHGGPSQFETFDPKMGAPAEIRSATGEIKTPIPGVTFGSSFPKLAQRANRLCVVRSFVPGDANHDIKTIVGKDSFGANLGSAFASAAGSNNPATGMPLNCVLFPRAVDPAAGVEQSGFGKFNAHGPFPASTVPFQPDGNGSLKSDMKLNLPMDRLDDRRALLTGFDQVKKGLEVDALDAARQKAFSILLGGVGEAFDIGKEDVKTLEKYDTARLFDVTKIDKKWNNHQHYTDNAKSLGKLMLLARRLVERGAGFVTVTTNFVWDMHADQNNAHMTEGMGYMAPSLDHAVSTFLDDLRARGLEDKVLLVVCGEMGRSPRLNAKGGRDHWGNLGPLLLAGGGLPEGAVIGKSSANGGDPNSEPVGVQNLIGTVMHTLFDVGKLRVTRGVSRELLAMADYTPIRGLNG, from the coding sequence ATGCTGCGTTTCGGTGACTCGGCTCGACTCGGTCGGCGGGACTTTCTCCGCGTCGGGTCGCTCGCGCTCGGCGGGCTCTCGCTGGCGCAATGCGTTCCCACCGCACAGGCCGGCACGAAGCTCTCCGAGGCCGGTAAGCCGGTCACGGACAAATCGGTCGTGTTCCTCTTCCTCCACGGCGGGCCGAGCCAGTTCGAGACGTTCGACCCGAAGATGGGTGCGCCGGCCGAGATCCGCAGCGCGACCGGGGAGATCAAGACGCCGATTCCGGGTGTCACGTTCGGGAGCTCGTTCCCGAAACTCGCCCAGAGAGCCAACCGATTGTGCGTCGTGCGGTCGTTCGTACCCGGCGACGCGAACCACGACATCAAAACCATCGTCGGCAAGGACTCGTTCGGCGCGAACCTCGGCAGTGCCTTCGCGAGCGCCGCGGGCAGCAACAACCCCGCGACCGGAATGCCGCTCAACTGCGTACTGTTCCCGCGTGCGGTCGATCCCGCGGCGGGAGTAGAACAGAGCGGGTTCGGCAAGTTCAACGCGCACGGACCGTTCCCCGCGAGCACGGTCCCGTTCCAACCGGACGGTAACGGCTCGCTCAAGAGCGACATGAAACTCAACCTGCCGATGGACCGGCTCGACGACCGTCGCGCGTTGCTTACCGGCTTCGACCAGGTCAAAAAAGGGCTCGAAGTCGACGCACTGGACGCGGCCCGGCAGAAGGCGTTCAGCATCCTCCTTGGTGGCGTCGGAGAGGCGTTCGACATCGGCAAAGAAGACGTCAAAACGCTGGAAAAATATGACACCGCGCGTCTGTTCGACGTGACGAAGATCGACAAGAAGTGGAACAACCACCAGCACTACACCGACAACGCCAAATCGCTCGGCAAGCTCATGTTGCTCGCGCGCCGGCTGGTCGAGCGCGGGGCGGGCTTCGTCACGGTCACCACGAACTTCGTATGGGACATGCACGCGGACCAGAACAACGCCCATATGACCGAGGGCATGGGCTACATGGCCCCGTCGCTCGACCACGCGGTGAGTACGTTTCTCGACGACCTCCGCGCACGCGGACTGGAAGACAAGGTGCTGCTCGTGGTGTGCGGGGAGATGGGGCGCTCGCCGCGCCTCAACGCGAAGGGCGGGCGCGACCACTGGGGCAACCTGGGACCGCTGCTGCTCGCCGGCGGCGGATTGCCGGAGGGCGCGGTGATCGGCAAGTCGTCCGCGAACGGCGGCGACCCGAACTCGGAGCCAGTCGGCGTCCAGAACCTGATCGGCACCGTCATGCACACGCTGTTCGATGTGGGCAAACTCCGGGTCACACGCGGCGTCAGCCGGGAACTACTCGCGATGGCGGACTACACACCGATTCGCGGGTTAAACGGCTAG
- the pabB gene encoding aminodeoxychorismate synthase component I produces the protein MDSGPPLQFDAVPVPKPPGGPLAVELVPPPDPWAVARKLSHLPHLLFLDSAEKHADRGRYSYVSADPGTWLNSPDGRTLDGVKCGLGLPFDGFARSLRENLLTTIPQLPPFQCGLAGVFGYELNRVFEDRIPHPRVDEFCVPVFAAGVYDCCVSYDHESNRAWLLSTGHPERRREERRGRRDQRLRAFLDLLRRAPDTSARSPWSQFLPASSISAQYPLPGFPGVTSNFDRAGYEAAVRRAVEYVHAGDCFQVNLSQRLLAPLREHPLELYSRLRALNPAPFAGYFDLGEFQILSASPERFLRVHPDGAVETRPIKGTRPRGKTPEEDAALIRDLSTSPKDRAENVMIVDLLRNDIGRVCEFGSVKVPRVCEVETFRFVHHLVSEVRGKLRAGLDPLDLLRATFPGGSVTGAPKVRAMEIIAELEPTARGPYCGSLGWIGFDGAMDTNILIRTFTAGRGWVQFPVGGGIVADSDPAREYEETLHKAAGLLRSLEGTGERPVSAGRSPGLL, from the coding sequence ATGGACTCCGGCCCCCCACTCCAGTTCGACGCGGTGCCCGTGCCGAAGCCGCCGGGCGGTCCGCTCGCGGTCGAACTCGTTCCGCCTCCGGACCCGTGGGCCGTCGCACGCAAGCTATCGCACCTCCCGCACCTGCTGTTCCTCGACTCCGCCGAAAAGCACGCCGACCGCGGGCGGTACTCGTATGTGAGTGCCGATCCGGGGACGTGGTTGAACTCACCCGACGGGCGAACACTCGATGGCGTGAAGTGCGGCCTCGGCCTTCCATTTGATGGCTTTGCGCGATCGCTGCGCGAGAACCTGCTCACGACAATTCCGCAATTACCACCGTTTCAGTGTGGTCTTGCCGGGGTGTTCGGTTACGAGCTAAACCGGGTTTTTGAGGACCGAATCCCGCACCCGCGTGTGGATGAATTCTGCGTCCCGGTTTTCGCCGCGGGTGTTTACGACTGTTGCGTGAGTTACGATCACGAATCGAATCGCGCGTGGCTTCTTTCGACGGGGCACCCGGAGAGGCGCCGCGAGGAGCGAAGGGGCCGACGAGATCAGCGGCTCCGTGCTTTTTTAGATTTGCTGCGTCGAGCACCCGATACGAGCGCTCGCTCCCCGTGGTCGCAATTTCTCCCGGCCTCATCAATCAGCGCTCAATACCCGCTTCCCGGTTTCCCCGGGGTTACGAGCAACTTCGACCGCGCCGGCTACGAAGCCGCGGTCCGGCGCGCGGTGGAGTATGTCCACGCGGGCGATTGCTTCCAGGTGAACCTCTCGCAGCGATTGCTCGCACCGCTCCGCGAGCACCCGCTCGAACTCTACAGCCGGCTCCGTGCCCTCAATCCGGCCCCGTTTGCGGGGTACTTCGACCTGGGGGAGTTCCAGATTCTCAGCGCGTCGCCGGAACGCTTCTTGCGTGTTCACCCCGACGGCGCAGTCGAAACGCGACCGATCAAGGGCACGCGCCCGCGTGGGAAGACGCCCGAAGAGGACGCAGCCCTGATCCGCGATCTCTCCACCAGCCCGAAAGACCGGGCCGAAAACGTGATGATCGTGGACCTGCTCCGCAACGACATCGGCCGGGTTTGCGAATTCGGATCGGTGAAGGTGCCGCGCGTGTGCGAAGTGGAAACGTTCCGTTTCGTGCATCACCTCGTTTCGGAAGTTCGCGGGAAGCTCCGCGCGGGTCTCGACCCGCTCGATTTGCTCCGAGCGACATTTCCCGGTGGGAGCGTGACGGGCGCGCCGAAAGTGCGGGCAATGGAGATCATCGCGGAGTTGGAACCGACCGCGCGCGGACCGTATTGCGGCAGCCTCGGGTGGATCGGGTTCGACGGCGCGATGGACACGAATATCCTGATCCGGACGTTCACCGCGGGCCGCGGGTGGGTGCAATTCCCCGTGGGTGGGGGAATCGTGGCCGACAGCGACCCCGCACGCGAGTACGAAGAAACTCTGCATAAAGCTGCCGGATTACTGCGAAGCCTGGAGGGAACGGGCGAACGGCCGGTGTCAGCCGGCCGTTCGCCCGGGCTGCTATGA
- a CDS encoding beta-RFAP synthase, which produces MIRVVAPSRLHFGLFRVPVAGESEAGSRAFGGAGLMVEQPGVVVTVRPADSWQFEGPLASRAQIFAMRFMLALPEERRRPFQVLVERCPAEHTGLGVGTQLGLAIAKALAVATGEGEELLSTDLAARIGRGERSAIGVHGFDQGGLLIDRGKLPGEGVSPLFGQLPLPSEWRVVLFTPAVAGHWHGASERQAFATAVPGDPEALRRLAETGLWPAAQREDIDAFGEAVHEFNRKAGEPFSAAQGGEYASLDIAALIEDVRATGVRGVGQSSWGPTVFAITPDSDTALSLTLRFRSRVPCFVTRISSGHSVERA; this is translated from the coding sequence ATGATTCGCGTGGTCGCGCCGAGCCGGTTGCACTTCGGGTTGTTTCGGGTGCCAGTCGCGGGTGAATCAGAAGCCGGCTCGCGGGCCTTCGGCGGCGCGGGGCTGATGGTCGAACAGCCCGGCGTGGTCGTGACCGTTCGGCCCGCGGATTCGTGGCAGTTCGAGGGCCCGCTCGCGAGCCGGGCGCAGATCTTCGCGATGCGATTCATGCTCGCGCTGCCCGAAGAACGTCGGCGGCCGTTCCAAGTGCTGGTAGAACGTTGCCCGGCGGAACATACGGGGCTGGGCGTGGGGACGCAGCTCGGTTTGGCGATTGCGAAGGCACTGGCCGTCGCAACCGGAGAGGGCGAAGAGCTGCTCTCGACGGACCTCGCGGCGCGGATCGGGCGCGGGGAACGGTCCGCGATCGGTGTTCACGGCTTCGATCAGGGTGGGCTGCTCATCGATAGGGGCAAACTGCCGGGAGAGGGCGTCTCCCCATTGTTCGGCCAGCTTCCGCTACCGAGCGAATGGCGCGTGGTGCTGTTCACACCGGCCGTTGCCGGGCACTGGCACGGAGCCAGCGAGCGCCAGGCGTTCGCGACCGCGGTTCCGGGCGATCCGGAGGCTCTGAGGCGGTTGGCCGAAACTGGACTTTGGCCCGCCGCGCAGCGTGAGGACATCGACGCCTTCGGCGAAGCGGTTCACGAGTTCAATCGGAAAGCCGGTGAGCCGTTCAGCGCGGCCCAGGGCGGGGAGTACGCTTCACTCGATATCGCGGCGCTGATCGAAGACGTGCGCGCGACTGGCGTGCGAGGGGTGGGGCAGAGTTCGTGGGGGCCGACGGTGTTCGCGATCACGCCCGATAGCGATACCGCGCTGTCACTTACGCTGCGGTTCCGGAGTCGAGTTCCCTGCTTCGTGACTCGCATTTCCAGCGGGCACAGCGTGGAACGAGCGTGA
- a CDS encoding DUF447 domain-containing protein, whose amino-acid sequence MILEGLVTTLDATGAPHLAPMGPRVDPDFARFTLRPFPTSNTYQNLLRHREGVLHVTDDALLLARAAIGAVGAVPATRPADRVRGFVLADSCRHFEFVVKSVDASSERVTLEAEVVHTGRTRDFFGFNRAKHAVVEAAILATRLHFLPLTEVAAEFAKLRVIVGKTGGPDEHAAMDLLEAKLREVEAGR is encoded by the coding sequence ATGATTCTCGAAGGTCTTGTAACCACACTGGATGCGACCGGCGCGCCGCACCTCGCACCAATGGGGCCGCGCGTAGATCCGGACTTCGCGCGGTTCACGCTCCGGCCGTTTCCGACGTCCAACACGTATCAGAACTTGCTCCGCCACCGCGAGGGCGTGCTCCACGTGACCGACGACGCGCTACTTCTGGCTCGAGCCGCGATCGGGGCCGTGGGCGCCGTGCCCGCGACGCGCCCGGCCGATCGCGTGCGCGGGTTCGTGCTCGCCGATTCGTGCCGGCACTTCGAGTTCGTGGTGAAATCGGTCGATGCGTCTAGCGAGCGCGTGACCCTCGAAGCCGAAGTGGTCCACACGGGGCGCACGCGCGATTTCTTCGGCTTCAACCGCGCGAAGCACGCGGTCGTTGAGGCTGCGATTCTTGCGACGCGACTGCACTTTCTCCCACTCACGGAAGTCGCGGCCGAATTCGCGAAGCTCCGGGTAATTGTGGGCAAAACGGGCGGACCGGACGAACACGCCGCAATGGACCTGCTCGAAGCGAAGTTGCGCGAAGTGGAGGCGGGTCGATGA
- a CDS encoding winged helix-turn-helix transcriptional regulator, which translates to MKRTSFAKEECPIARSLDTVGDWWALLIVRDAFIGKKRFGEFQASLGVAKNILTVRLKKLVADGVLVMVPASDGSAYKEYVLTEKGGGLLLVLVALGQWGCGESEFALVDRKKGKRARLELRAEDGRKLELDDVQLVPAPAE; encoded by the coding sequence ATGAAGCGAACGAGTTTCGCGAAGGAGGAGTGCCCGATCGCGCGGTCGCTGGACACGGTGGGCGACTGGTGGGCGCTCCTGATCGTGCGCGATGCCTTTATCGGGAAGAAGCGGTTCGGGGAGTTCCAAGCGAGCTTGGGCGTCGCGAAGAACATCCTCACGGTGCGGCTCAAGAAGTTGGTCGCTGACGGGGTGCTGGTGATGGTTCCCGCATCCGACGGGAGTGCGTATAAGGAATACGTCCTCACGGAGAAGGGCGGGGGACTATTGCTCGTTTTGGTCGCGCTGGGGCAGTGGGGGTGCGGGGAGTCCGAGTTCGCGCTCGTGGATCGCAAGAAGGGGAAACGTGCTCGGCTTGAATTGCGTGCCGAGGACGGGCGCAAACTCGAACTGGATGATGTGCAACTGGTTCCCGCACCAGCAGAGTAA